The following are encoded in a window of Clarias gariepinus isolate MV-2021 ecotype Netherlands chromosome 8, CGAR_prim_01v2, whole genome shotgun sequence genomic DNA:
- the zfyve26 gene encoding zinc finger FYVE domain-containing protein 26 isoform X5, producing the protein MHPFGREEQSSVQDLFVFYTRCLRHGEWELAAACVRQLRQAAGDVLQHPDDIMAAVIAQPYQLVWETMGTPHRLAWFWLQVLEKHAKDKVSPTVRRELAFLLILEELGEEVPHSVLKELHQAFLESERVEPKDSPSVTPLSDAALSSIRSLLSERSPRLTHALIGFLKHTNASSVFLQHLLDLVKEKEGKRSQRWAEEVCSALALAPCTAAELEQLWVGLWQAREGLLSEERMMGCLLRPQSHTLLMGYCATALRLNRARLLQEVTNTQVDLPEAERLMLGLCCHGDRHTAWKAIYFECLSSGKHFLEQVLVTGLDLIKKEDFSNLEALLGAEFQPLSRLLLLLGWKRCQSLKSAHGLLRILHQQRAKDAVLSEFANILSSQLRVLEWCAENNREISHEALLSQLHNLDHHSALYVLHSLTPLAKYEEHRVLELLQAADASSGDTQSSSVQRNITMFRGFCAMKYAVYAVCVNTRIGCSNFGSVHVPQKEQAEGVYGHSSLFQHYLSECQLYLEAVPTMFRLELLENIFSLLFLCYSDFSVPVHSSTGREESSSSDDKITKENSEREEKAECAASFKSAQTTAACRGFMLDTGAMEGVLRLLREGLEGMCALGRALEAEAELFESLGCSVTMETFSSRLQRLSKHTAEAQWRLQVVKTNQGTASSSVTLPYLGMNSVTSLRRSSSSSSGVSGGRKKKRYNRHRPERRKPSERRLTSERQNGEISTSTSDGSAGTVPVCVEYEMCGCGGPHSWLVPSMLSPPESLLISCIRRGNYAEAHQVMLMFGLENTPCCGELFFMERYHEVLSELAQVEQKIESQSLSSLSSSTEGLGSVGVTGPGRNRVGSSSRSTLQSIGHAAAAGMAFFSISDVADRLLSCSSRPLACLEENYWLSHPLSDPSDPLRPLLEELSPTSMAAFDLACCQCQLWKSSRQLLETAERRLHASLEGRGIILYPDALHSEGIRGFPKVLQQISKILNRTSTSKGPPKSDREEAGVIPPFGCSAQEVLLCTHSSLTEEVIANQLTLIQHLEVTLQTLTSAIDMAGESQSASSVLASLLEQTGLKQSELDSHPVRSAMKQLLRLLDQLSPFDQDAAACRPDYMRSFLDYINMLASVVVRSLGSEDQSSAVKLGNPLLVLLQSPQQLLSHLLFDRQVTPDRLLSLLQQEGLHVNVQQVIVQRCCDPLPLWFPASLKSAGADVGAFCPSSIASLLHQHAQEQTLSFDLSEPPTVSEPSSESEASVETSHSPNLSTSPPSPDSSLSSSSSSSSSSSSSALSFLLTPSALSFLKSRSPLVAVLALLGVSRVEIARAASSAWPGLPSYFRSAARKEAPLDLEQISKEADGLLAFFPILKAFLEDMASPVLGLSPEVGDSVGAALSRKCGTVAVLFSGSQDGTCQATVAEAFQQALSTRDINRALGLLDLYAQNCSQKGALRDRLLACTTLEGEYGTEQLFRVKDWELRARVALQGLEQWPLDKCLELLQFCLSDSSPDHTLTPQLRQKKHELDMYNRMLNLQPPLEWQTWQELKEESSRNPESMFSLLLQTREFDLCAQWVQLYPVSEQSKLQLQTEHLLHLLDSGRTEEAFQLLERLSDSLEVSERALDRRPGLAACHFLSDYLTLHFQSRMTPARRRHIHALHLGSKVLLTLPEASRQDYFQLLADPLLMLEQLLMNLKVDWVSVAVSTLQNLLPAQEAGITTQDIDTLLAEYAKKALDFPYAPRERSRSDSVISLQDALLQCPIQESAHSSPSRTPPPSAGSTPMHTPSSSAQDQDRGSGGKKSRSSSMFTPPEKTPERKDWIPDHQRHICMVCQRERFTMFNRRHHCRRCGRLVCHACSSRKMVVEGSEEAVRVCDQCYSFFHTALDEELEQAEAGSPVSGEAALEGVLSLPEVPQRQFRLSPNAAENQQIYSEFYYEQAPSASLCVSILSLHSDHAACGHQLIGHCCSISHKLTNPEVDARLLTDIMQQLMFSAKLMFVRAGRSQDLALCDSYISKVDVLKILVSANYKYIPSLEDILETTAVTRLRNQLLEAEYYQLAVEVSTKSGLDPSGVWHAWGMALLKAGCMRAAREKFARCLKAPVDRNQLNQGTRLLQDIVQHLESSIRLTSSTTADDDIMASLNELEEALRDTATLDRMESRVQRSGHHQECVYYLMSYGTHLSLISFYLRHDCLKDALTYLLSKECPEDVFLEGILQPCLERGRLGVLQGLLETLDATLESWGRYLIPACQMLQRKGHFHTLYQLQQFMMDHVRAAMTCIRFFSHDAHSYVELGDHQRWLIRAKEHLRAFLQEQQNRRKTFSSSSSSSSSFRKRMSSSDVSRHMNTIMLQLEVTRFLHRCESSSSSSRTVTSPTSTGNGAPPTLFGGSAMKVDVACRVMLGGKNIEEGFGIAYRVIQDFQLDALAVYIRVGQRLVCLREYQAVRQLLKCVSESGTATKHDCDTIVISCISASDKNPADARELECLILECKSTENKIKAYLMCSKLRAAYLLAVKLDPVKACLLVQDVLQAAETSSDSIMQEICRQWLSEHQDPASRKRHGNNR; encoded by the exons ATGCATCCGTTCGGCCGAGAGGAGCAGAGTTCTGTGCAGGACCTGTTTGTCTTTTACACTCGGTGTTTAAGGCATGGCGAGTGGGAACTGGCTGCTGCTTGTGTTCGACAGCTCCGTCAGGCTGCAGGAGATGTGCTGCAGCATCCTGATGACATCATGGCTGCAGTGATCGCACAGCCGTATCAACTTGT GTGGGAGACAATGGGAACTCCTCACAGACTTGCTTGGTTCTGGCTGCAGGTGCTGGAGAAACACGCCAAAGACAAG GTGTCTCCCACAGTCCGGAGAGAACTGGCCTTCCTGCTGATTTTAGAAGAACTTGGAGAGGAAGTGCCTCATTCTGTTTTAAAG GAACTCCATCAGGCCTTCCTGGAGTCCGAGCGTGTCGAACCCAAGGACTCTCCCTCTGTTACTCCCCTGAGTGATGCTGCTCTCTCCTCCATCCGCTCCCTCCTCTCTGAGCGTAGCCCACGTCTGACTCACGCCTTGATTGGCTTCCTGAAACACACGAACGCATCCAGTGTCTTCCTCCAGCATCTCCTAGACCTCGTGAAGGAGAAGGAGGGCAAGAGGAGTCAGAGATGGGCAGAGGAGGTGTGCAGTGCTCTGGCTCTTGCTCCGTGTACAGCAGCAGAGTTGGAGCAGCTGTGGGTGGGGCTATGGCAGGCAAGGGAGGGGCTTCTAAGTGAGGAGAGGATGATGGGGTGTCTGCTCAGACCTCAGAGTCACACTCTTCTGATGGGATACTGTGCCACAGCTCTCCGGCTCAACAGGGCCAGACTGCTCCAAGaagtaacaaacacacaag tggatTTACCTGAAGCAGAGAGGCTCATGCTTGGCCTGTGTTGTCATGGTGACCGTCACACAGCTTGGAAAGCCATTTACTTTGAGTGTTTGAGCAGTGGAAAGCACTTTCTGGAGCAAGTCCTG GTCACGGGGCTTGACCTAATAAAAAAGGAGGATTTTTCTAACCTTGAGGCATTGCTTGGGGCGGAGTTTCAGCCACTGTCCCGCCTCCTTCTTTTGCTGGGATGGAAACGCTGCCAGAGCCTTAAGTCGGCCCACGGGCTCCTCAGGATTCTGCACCAGCAACGG gccAAAGACGCTGTCCTCAGCGAGTTTGCAAACATCCTGTCTTCTCAATTAAGGGTGTTGGAGTGGTGTGCTGAAAACAACcg TGAGATCTCCCATGAGGCCTTGCTGTCTCAGCTGCACAACCTGGATCATCACTCTGCTCTTTATGTgctgcactcactcactcctcttGCCAAGTATGAAGAACACAGGGTGCTGGAGCTGCTTCAGGCCGCAG ACGCTTCGTCTGGAGACACTCAGAGCAGCTCCGTCCAGCGCAACATCACCATGTTCAGGGGCTTCTGTGCCATGAAATACGCCGTCTATGCTGTGTGCGTGAACACGCGTATCGGCTGCTCCAACTTCGGATCAGTGCATGTACCACAGAAGGAGCAGGCTGAAGGTGTGTACG GTCACTCGTCCCTGTTTCAGCATTACCTGTCGGAGTGTCAGCTCTACCTGGAAGCAGTCCCTACAATGTTTCGCCTGGAGCTCCTGGAAAACATCTTCTCTCTACTTTTCCTGTGCTACTCTGACTTTAGTGTGCCAGTGCACTCCAGCACAGGGAGGGAAGAGAGCAGCAGCAGCGATGACAAGATCACAAAGGAGAACAGTGAAAGAGAAGAGAAGGCAGAGTGTGCTGCGAGTTTTAAGTCTGCCCAGACGACGGCGGCCTGCCGTGGCTTCATGCTGGACACTGGTGCGATGGAGGGAGTCCTGCGCCTTCTCAGAGAGGGACTGGAGGGGATGTGTGCCCTCGGGAGAGCGCTGGAGGCCGAGGCGGAGCTTTTTGAGAGTCTGGGCTGCTCGGTTACAATGGAGACATTCAGCTCTCGGTTGCAGAGGCTCTCCAAACACACGGCAGAGGCTCAGTGGAGGCTGCAGGTTGTCAAAACCAATCAGGGGACCGCAAGCA gtagtGTAACTCTGCCCTACCTAGGCATGAACTCGGTTACCTCACTGAGACGtagtagcagcagcagcagcggtgTTTCTGGTGGCAGGAAGAAGAAGCGATACAATCGGCATCGCCCTGAGCGACGCAAGCCCTCCGAACGCCGCCTGACCTCAGAACGTCAGAATGGAGAGATCAGCACCAGCACTTCAG atGGCAGTGCTGGCACTGTGCCGGTGTGTGtggagtatgaaatgtgtgggTGTGGAGGACCTCACAGCTGGCTTGTTCCCTCAATGCTCTCCCCACCTGAGTCTCTCCTGATCTCCTGCATTCGCAGAGGAAACTATGCAGAGGCTCATCAG gtgatgcTAATGTTCGGGCTGGAGAACACACCATGCTGTGGGGAGCTTTTCTTCATGGAACGTTACCACGAGGTTCTGTCTGAACTCGCTCAGGTTGAGCAGAAGATCGAGAGCCAGTCTCTTTCTTCACTCTCCTCTTCCACGGAGGGTCTGGGGTCAGTCGGGGTGACGGGACCGGGACGGAATCGCGTGGGCAGCAGCAGCAGATCCACTCTGCAGAGCATCGGCCACGCAGCTGCAGCAG GCATGGCATTCTTCTCCATCTCTGATGTGGCCGATCGTCTCCTGAGCTGTTCCTCTCGCCCTCTGGCCTGTCTCGAGGAGAACTACTGGCTTTCTCATCCTCTCTCTGACCCCTCAGACCCCCTGCGCCCCCTGCTGGAGGAGCTGAGTCCGACCAGCATGGCCGCTTTTGACCTTGCCTGCTGCCAGTGCCAGCTGTGGAAAAGCTCAAGACAGCTTCTGGAGACGGCTGAGAGAAGATTGCATGCCTCGCTGGAGGgtcgag GCATCATCTTGTATCCAGATGCTCTTCATTCTGAGGGTATTCGAGGTTTCCCTAAAGTACTGCAGCAGATCAGTAAAATCCTTAACAGAACATCGACCAGCAAAGGGCCACCCAAATCAG ACCGAGAGGAGGCTGGTGTTATACCTCCGTTTGGCTGCAGTGCTCAGGAAGTTCTTCTCTGTACTCACTCGTCTCTCACTGAGGAAGTCATAGCTAACCAGCTCACGCTCATCCAACACCTTGAGGTCACATTGCAGACTCTGACCTCGGCCATCGACATGGCTG GGGAGAGTCAGTCGGCCAGCTCAGTCCTGGCATCTTTGCTGGAGCAGACGGGCCTGAAGCAGTCCGAGCTCGACTCCCATCCTGTCCGATCTGCTATGAAACAGCTGCTGCGCTTGCTGGACCAGCTTAGCCCTTTCGATCAGGATGCTGCAGCCTGTAGGCCAGATTACATGCGCAGCTTCCTGGATTATATCAACATGCTGGCGTCAGTGGTGGTGCGCAGCCTGGGCTCTGAAG atCAGAGTTCAGCAGTGAAATTGGGCAACCCTCTGCTAGTGCTGCTGCAGTCGCCTCAACAGCTCCTCTCACACCTGCTCTTCGACAGGCAGGTCACACCTGACAG gttaTTGTCTCTGCTGCAACAGGAGGGTCTACACGTAAACGTGCAGCAGGTCATAGTGCAGCGCTGCTGTGATCCGCTCCCTCTCTGGTTCCCGGCCTCCCTGAAAAGTGCAGGAGCAGATGTAGGAGCTTTCTGCCCATCTAGTATCGCCTCGCTCCTCCATCAGCATGCTCAGGAGCAAACTCTGTCCTTTGACCTTTCTGAACCCCCAACGGTCTCTGAACCCAGCTCAGAATCCGAGGCATCTGTAGAAACCAGCCACTCTCCGAATCTCTCCACCTCTCCTCCTTCTCCAGATTCGTCTTTATCCTCGTCCTCATCTtcgtcatcgtcatcatcatcctccGCCTTGTCCTTCCTTCTCACGCCGTCTGCGCTGTCGTTTCTGAAATCCCGCTCTCCGCTTGTCGCTGTCCTGGCATTGCTCGGAGTGAGCCGGGTGGAGATTGCTCGTGCGGCCTCATCTGCATGGCCGGGACTGCCCTCATATTTCCGAAGCGCTGCACGTAAAGAAGCTCCATTGGACTTGGAGCAGATCTCAAAAGAGGCTGATGGTTTGCTTGCGTTCTTCCCTATCCTCAAGGCCTTCCTAGAGGACATGGCATCGCCTGTGCTGGGGTTGTCTCCTGAGGTTGGGGATAGTGTTGGAGCTGCTCTGAGCAGGAAGTGTGGCACAGTGGCTGTGCTCTTCTCTGGGTCTCAGGATGGAACTTGTCAGGCGACGGTGGCTGAAGCTTTCCAGCAGGCCCTGAGCACCAGAGACATAAACCGAGCTCTGGGCCTGCTGGACCTGTACGCACAGAACTGCAGCCAGAAGGGGGCGCTACGAGACAGACTGCTAGCCTGCACCACTTTGGAGG gagagTACGGTACAGAGCAGCTGTTTCGGGTGAAGGACTGGGAGCTGCGAGCCCGTGTGGCGCTGCAGGGTTTGGAGCAGTGGCCACTTGACAAGTGTCTGGAGCTGTTGCAGTTCTGCCTCAGTGACTCGAGTCCGGATCACACACTCACCCCGCAGCTACGACAGAAGAAACACGAACTCGACATGTACAACAGG atgCTGAACCTACAGCCTCCATTGGAGTGGCAGACGTGGCAGGAGTTGAAGGAGGAGTCGAGCAGAAACCCCGAGTCAATGTTCTCTCTCTTGCTGCAGACACGG GAGTTTGATTTGTGTGCTCAGTGGGTGCAGCTGTATCCCGTATCGGAGCAATCTAAACTCCAGCTCCAGACTGAACATCTGCTCCATCTGCTGGACAGCGGCCGAACCGAGGAAGCCTTCCAG CTGCTCGAGAGACTCTCTGATTCGCTGGAGGTTAGCGAGCGTGCACTCGATCGGAGGCCCGGATTGGCCGCCTGCCACTTCCTGTCTGATTACCTCACACTACACTTTCAGAGCCGGATGACCCCGGCACGAAGACGCCACATACACGCCCTGCACCTGGGCTCTAAG GTGTTGCTGACTCTTCCAGAAGCCTCTCGGCAGGACTACTTCCAGTTGCTGGCGGATCCTCTGCTCATGCTGGAGCAGCTGCTGATGAATCTGAAGGTGGACTGGGTGTCAGTCGCCGTCTCGACGCTCCAGAACCTGTTGCCGGCTCAGGAAGCAGGAATAACCACCCAGGACATCGATACGCTGCTGGCCGAGTACGCAAAGAAAGCCCTGGACTTCCCCTACGCCCCTCGAGAGAGGTCACGCAGCG ATTCTGTGATCAGCTTGCAGGACGCACTGCTGCAGTGTCCCATTCAGGAAAGTGCTCACTCTTCTCCCAGCCGCACACCACCTCCTTCAGCAG GCAGCACTCCCATGCATACTCCATCAAGCTCTGCCCAAGACCAAGACAGAGGTTCGGGTGGGAAGAAGTCCCGCTCCTCGTCCATGTTTACCCCTCCAGAAAAAACGCCAGAGCGTAAAGACTGGATTCCTGACCACCAGAGGCACATCTGCATGGTCTGCCAGAGAGAACGATTCACCATG tttAACCGGCGGCATCACTGCAGGCGCTGCGGCCGACTGGTGTGTCACGCTTGCTCCAGCAGGAAGATGGTGGTGGAGGGGAGTGAGGAGGCTGTCCGAGTGTGTGACCAGTGCTACAGCTTCTTCCACACAGC TTTGGATGAAGAGCTGGAACAAGCAGAAG CAGGCAGTCCAGTCTCGGGTGAGGCAGCGCTAGAAGGCGTCCTCAGTCTCCCGGAGGTTCCCCAGAGGCAGTTCAGACTCAGTCCCAACGCAGCGGAGAACCAGCAGATATACAGCGAATTCTACTACGAACAG gCACCCAGTGCATCCCTGTGTGTGTCCATCCTCTCCCTTCATAGTGACCACGCCGCCTGCGGTCACCAGCTGATTGGTCACTGCTGCTCGATCTCACACAAACTGACCAATCCTGAGGTGGACGCTCGTCTCCTGACTGACATCATGCAGCAGCTCATGTTCAGTGCTAAGCTGATGTTTGTTAGAGCTGGACGCAGCCAGGACCTGGCTCTGTGTGACAG CTACATCAGTAAGGTCGATGTGCTAAAGATCCTGGTCAGTGCTAATTATAAGTACATCCCATCTCTGGAGGACATTTTGGAGACGACGGCAGTGACACGCCTGAGGAACCAGCTGCTCGAGGCTGAATATTATCAGCTGGCTGTGGAG GTCTCCACAAAAAGTGGTCTGGACCCGAGCGGCGTGTGGCACGCATGGGGCATGGCGCTCCTGAAGGCCGGCTGTATGCGGGCAGCCCGGGAGAAGTTCGCCCGCTGCCTGAAAGCTCCAGTGGACAGAAACCAGCTGAACCAAGGGACACGTCTGCTGCAGGATATCGTCCAACACCTGGAGTCTAGCATCCGACTCACGTCGAGCACA ACAGCAGATGATGACATCATGGCTTCCCTGAATGAGCTAGAGGAGGCGCTGCGTGATACGGCTACGCTGGACCGGATGGAGAGCCGGGTGCAGCGCTCTGGACACCATCAGGAGTGTGTGTACTATCTGATGAGCTACGGAACACACCTGAGCCTCATCTCCTTTTACTTGCGCCACGATTGCCTGAAAGATGCTCTCACATATCTGCTCAGCAAG GAATGTCCAGAGGATGTGTTTCTGGAGGGCATACTTCAGCCGTGTTTGGAACGAGGGCGACTGGGCGTCCTGCAGGGGCTCCTGGAGACCCTGGATGCTACGCTGGAAAGCTGGGGGCGATACCTGATACCAGCGTGCCAAATGCTCCAGCGCAAGGGTCATTTCCACACCCTGTACCAGCTGCAGCAGTTCATGATG gaccACGTACGAGCAGCTATGACGTGTATCCGCTTCTTTTCCCACGATGCTCACTCCTATGTTGAGCTGGGCGATCACCAGCGCTGGCTGATCCGTGCCAAAGAGCACCTGAGGGCCTTCCTACAAGAGCAACAGAACCGCCGCAAAACCTTTTCCTCTtcgtcctcttcttcttcttccttcagGAAAAGAATGAGCTCCAGCGATGTCTCCAG ACACATGAACACCATCATGCTGCAGCTGGAGGTGACACGATTTCTGCACCGATGTGAAAGCTCCTCATCCTCCTCTAGAACCGTGACAAGCCCCACCTCTACAGGAAACGGTGCCCCTCCCACTCTTTTTGGAGGAAGTGCGATGAAGGTGGACGTGGCCTGCAGG GTGATGCTAGGGGGTAAAAACATTGAGGAGGGGTTCGGCATTGCATATCGCGTCATACAG GATTTTCAGTTAGATGCTCTGGCTGTGTACATTCGTGTTGGTCAGAGGTTGGTGTGCCTGCGTGAGTACCAGGCTGTTCGCCAGCTGCTGAAGTGCGTTAGTGAGTCGGGCACTGCCACTAAACACGACTGCGACACCATTGTGATTAGCTGCATCTCGGCCTCAGACAAAAACCCTGCTGAT GCCAGAGAGTTGGAGTGTCTGATTTTAGAGTGCAAATCCACAGAGAATAAA ATAAAAGCGTACCTGATGTGCAGTAAGCTAAGGGCGGCGTACCTCCTGGCGGTAAAGCTGGACCCTGTGAAGGCCTGTTTGCTCGTACAAGATGTCCTCCAGGCTGCCGAAACCTCGAGCGACTCCATCATGCAAGAGATCTGCCGTCAGTGGCTCTCAGAACACCAGGACCCGGCTTCACGGAAACGCCATGGCAACAACAGGTAG